A section of the Carya illinoinensis cultivar Pawnee chromosome 12, C.illinoinensisPawnee_v1, whole genome shotgun sequence genome encodes:
- the LOC122289065 gene encoding probable lysophospholipase BODYGUARD 3 isoform X2, with the protein MGKTKSVLVLTGRVINQAVSFIVFSVLDLVDFLLCFVYKLADFFIEDEWKPCYCCSGKEAITSSGKILVSERGKSKIVCLCSSKLQLEEISDTLYSRPSLVSEVSNFTVSELKRLKEDRAFNAQSCEKIKNGTVRSTFKVNSTIVEMLQGKFGRQQFHPIPRWSDCCCKICTSWTSSSKETLFVRAEGPRDKAREDVLFIHGFISTSAFWTETLFPNFSRAAKSTYRLFAIDLLGFGRSPKPTDSLYTLREHLDMIERSVLEPYKVKSLHIVAHSLGCILALALAVKHPGYVKSLTLIAPGEQGTQYVMRRVAPRRVWPPIAFGASIACWYEHISRTICLLICKNHRLWEFLTKLVTRNRIRTFLLEGFFLHTHNAAWHTLHNVFCGTASKLDAYVDAVREHLKCDVTVFHGQDDELIPVECSYNLQAKIPRARVKVIEKKDHITIVVGRQKFFARELEKIWRKSG; encoded by the exons ATGGGCAAAACCAAATCGGTTTTAGTACTGACTGGAAGAGTTATAAACCAGGCTGTCAGCTTCATTGTTTTCTCTGTGCTAGATCTTGttgatttccttctttgttttgtttacaAGTTAGCTGATTTCTTCATTGAAGACGAATGGAAGCCATGTTACTGCTGCTCCGGCAAAGAAGCCATCACTAGTAGTGGCAAAATATTGGTCTCCGAACGAGGCAAATCCAAGATTGTTTGCCTTTGTTCCAGCAAACTACAACTGGAGGAGATCTCAGACACACTCTATTCACGTCCTTCTTTGGTGTCCGAGGTCTCGAACTTCACTGTATCCGAGCTCAAACGGCTCAAGGAGGACAGGGCATTTAATGCACAATCTTGTGAGAAGATCAAGAACGGCACGGTGCGCTCAACATTCAAGGTTAACTCCACCATTGTTGAAATGCTCCAAGGAAAGTTTGGAAGACAGCAATTTCATCCCATTCCGAGGTGGTCCGACTGTTGTTGTAAAATTTGCACATCGTGGACCTCGTCTAGCAAAGAAACTCTTTTTGTTCGAGCCGAAGGACCCAGAG ACAAAGCACGAGAAGATGTCTTGTTCATTCATGGCTTCATTTCAACTTCGGCTTTTTGGACGGAAACATTATTTCCAAATTTCTCAAGAGCAGCTAAGTCAACTTATCGCTTGTTTGCCATTGATCTGCTTGGGTTTGGAAGGAGTCCTAAGCCAACAGACTCCCTTTACACGCTCAGAGAGCATTTAGACATGATTGAACGGTCCGTTCTCGAACCATACAAAGTCAAATCCCTCCATATTGTGGCTCATTCTTTAGGTTGCATTTTGGCTCTGGCTCTCGCAGTTAAGCACCCTGGCTATGTTAAATCTCTAACCCTTATCGCACCA GGTGAACAAGGTACGCAATATGTGATGAGAAGGGTAGCTCCGAGGCGCGTGTGGCCCCCGATTGCTTTTGGAGCGTCAATTGCATGCTGGTACGAGCACATTTCCCGGACGATTTGCTTGCTCATTTGCAAGAACCATCGACTGTGGGAATTTCTCACCAAACTTGTCACTAGAAACAG GATTAGGACATTCTTGCTGGAGGGTTTCTTCTTGCATACGCATAACGCTGCATGGCATACGCTGCACAACGTCTTCTGCGGCACCGCTAGCAAGCTTGACGCGTACGTGGATGCAGTCCGAGAACACCTCAAGTGCGACGTTACTGTGTTCCATGGACAAGACGATGAACTTATTCCAGTTGAATGCAGCTACAATTTGCAAGCAAAAATCCCTCGTGCCCGGGTCAAAGTGATTGAGAAGAAAGACCATATTACCATCGTTGTTGGAAGACAAAAGTTCTTTGCCAGAGAACTGGAGAAAATATGGAGGAAAAGTGGTTAA
- the LOC122290327 gene encoding beta-carotene isomerase D27, chloroplastic, translating to MVVLSFQAVQFMPPQHLPLHRPSTGNVMVIRCGIAEPSGEPAPLGQKTRYNDGFFDRAFMTLFARKMEKFAASAKAGTETKKKGWWNLDYESFVDVSKRVMQGRSRMQQQQVVREVLLSMLPPGAPAQFRKLFPPTKWAAEFNAALTVPFFDWLVGPSEVIEVEVNGVKQRSGVHIKKCRYLENSGCVGMCVNMCKIPTQDFFTNEFGLPLTMIPNFEDMSCDMVYGQVPPPFEEDPVSKQPCFSDICSMANPNSDVCHKLQA from the exons ATGGTGGTCCTAAGCTTCCAAGCTGTCCAGTTCATGCCTCCTCAACATCTTCCATTGCATAGACCAAGCACCGGAAATGTCATGGTCATCCGGTGTGGGATTGCAGAGCCATCGGGAGAGCCGGCTCCTTTAGGACAAAAAACACGGTACAATGATGGCTTCTTTGATAGGGCATTCATGACACTCTTTGCTCGGAAGATGGAGAAGTTTGCAGCTTCGGCTAAAGCCGGGACAGAGACGAAGAAGAAAGGGTGGTGGAATCTTGACTACGAGAGCTTTGTGGATGTGTCTAAGAGAGTAATGCAGGGAAGGTCTCGTATGCAGCAGCAGCAAGTTGTTCGTGAGGTGCTCTTGTCTATGCTCCCTCCAGGTGCGCCTGCTCAG TTCAGAAAACTATTTCCTCCAACGAAGTGGGCTGCAGAATTCAATGCTGCATTGACAGTGCCCTTCTTCGACTGGTTAGTTGGGCCTTCTGAG GTTATAGAAGTTGAGGTAAATGGGGTGAAGCAGAGGAGTGGAGTTCATATAAAGAAGTGCAG GTATTTGGAGAACAGTGGGTGTGTAGGAATGTGTGTGAATATGTGCAAGATTCCTACTCAAGACTTCTTCACCAATGAATTTGGGCTTCCTTTAACCATGATTCCAA ATTTTGAAGACATGAGTTGCGATATGGTGTATGGCCAAGTTCCGCCCCCTTTTGAAGAAGATCCAGTGTCCAAACAACCTTGTTTTTCAGATATTT GCTCCATGGCAAATCCCAACTCCGATGTTTGTCATAAACTACAGGCTTAG
- the LOC122290326 gene encoding uncharacterized protein At5g39865-like translates to MGCVSSNLLNHDDDFTQLGSSALSHHIVSLTSTTYGLLTLDPPPPQSTSSPPPTIPLTPPSRFTLGSVFSEPKSLWSDPRPPLLRSGPTEVINSWELMAGLEYTADSFRFFKDLNNANKENSNPNRNHRTHSESNSFLKPLNGNVPRPSSVLDKFERICPPNGENRVVIYTTTLRGVRKTFEACNAVRAVLEGFGVLISERDTSMDRGFREQLRELMRGKVEAMVPPRVFVKGRYVGGAEEVLKIVEEGWLGELLEGLPKKRGPGVCEGCGDVRFLPCFRCSGSCKMVMVEKEEVGQRQARTVVVRCLDCNENGLVLCPICS, encoded by the coding sequence ATGGGTTGTGTGTCTTCCAATCTGCTCAACCACGACGACGACTTCACCCAACTCGGAAGCTCTGCACTTAGTCACCACATCGTTTCTCTCACCTCCACCACTTATGGCCTCCTTACTCTTGACCCCCCACCACCTCAATCAACCTCCAGCCCCCCACCAACAATCCCTTTAACCCCGCCTTCTCGGTTCACCCTCGGCTCCGTCTTCTCCGAACCCAAATCCCTTTGGTCTGATCCCAGGCCCCCGCTACTCCGCTCTGGCCCAACTGAGGTCATAAACTCTTGGGAGCTCATGGCCGGCCTCGAGTACACCGCTGACAGTTTCCGCTTCTTCAAAGACCTTAACAACGCCAACAAAGAGAACTCAAACCCTAATCGTAATCACCGTACCCACTCCGAGTCAAACAGTTTTCTTAAGCCTTTGAACGGCAACGTTCCAAGACCTTCTTCGGTCCTGGACAAGTTCGAGAGAATATGCCCACCCAACGGAGAGAACAGAGTGGTGATCTACACGACGACGTTGCGAGGCGTGAGGAAGACTTTCGAGGCGTGCAATGCAGTGAGGGCTGTTCTGGAAGGGTTCGGCGTGTTGATCTCCGAGCGAGATACATCAATGGACCGGGGTTTCAGAGAACAACTGAGGGAGCTGATGAGAGGGAAAGTAGAAGCAATGGTGCCTCCGAGAGTGTTTGTGAAGGGGCGGTATGTGGGTGGGGCTGAGGAGGTGTTGAAAATAGTGGAGGAAGGGTGGCTTGGCGAGCTTCTTGAAGGGCTGCCCAAGAAAAGAGGTCCGGGTGTGTGTGAAGGGTGTGGGGACGTGAGGTTCTTGCCATGTTTCCGATGCAGCGGGAGCTGTAAGATGGTGATGGTGGAGAAGGAGGAAGTGGGCCAAAGACAAGCAAGGACTGTGGTGGTGAGGTGTCTTGATTGTAATGAAAATGGCTTGGTGCTCTGCCCTATCTGTAGTTGA
- the LOC122289443 gene encoding transcription factor MYC2-like — protein sequence MEEIISSASSSSLVNAYHEASSSTIQQRLQFLVQTRPEWWIYSIFWQTSKDSNGQVVLSWGDGHFRGSRDFVSKVSNDKGDNQPRYGYGLDRKRVSKGVQSLFPEDLDVDGVTLDGQVTDSEWFYAVSVTRSFAVRDGVLGRAYSCGEYIWLAGDQELQFYECDRAREARMHGIQTLICVATSRGVVELGSSELIGEDWGLVQQVKSLFGAGNASSQVLRELGSHQGQPPISAKRDIANFLDIGMLSQAQKECTLLEKQPEIDAIKDQGGGIGRSSSDSGHSDSDGNFATENTQNIRLKKRGRKATTGQYSPVNHVEAERQRREKLNHRFYALRSVVPNVSKMDKASLLADAVVYINELKAKIDDLEANFKAQPRKANMSNLGVMYDSRSISSTVDHTRLSSSSFTAAAIDVEVKIVGSEALIRIQCPDVNYPHARLMDALRDLEFQIHHASISSLKGLMVQDVVVKVPDGLQTGQAIRTAILQSMRR from the coding sequence ATGGAAGAGATTATCTCTTccgcttcttcctcttctcttgtTAACGCTTACCATGAGGCCTCCTCATCCACGATTCAGCAACGTCTCCAGTTCCTTGTTCAAACCCGGCCTGAATGGTGGATCTACTCCATCTTCTGGCAGACGTCCAAAGACAGCAACGGCCAAGTTGTTCTGTCATGGGGCGATGGCCATTTTCGTGGCAGCAGAGACTTCGTGTCCAAAGTGAGCAACGACAAAGGCGATAACCAACCCAGATATGGGTACGGTTTGGACAGAAAGAGGGTGAGTAAAGGAGTCCAATCTCTTTTCCCTGAGGACTTGGACGTAGACGGAGTAACATTGGATGGTCAGGTCACCGACTCCGAATGGTTTTACGCCGTCTCAGTGACACGATCATTTGCTGTACGCGATGGTGTTCTTGGCCGAGCATATAGCTGCGGGGAGTACATTTGGTTGGCAGGTGATCAAGAGCTCCAATTCTATGAGTGCGACAGAGCTAGAGAAGCTCGTATGCATGGGATTCAGACTCTAATTTGTGTTGCAACTTCACGTGGGGTGGTGGAACTGGGTTCTTCGGAGTTAATTGGAGAAGATTGGGGCTTGGTGCAACAAGTTAAGTCCCTTTTTGGAGCTGGAAATGCGAGTTCTCAGGTGTTGAGGGAGCTGGGAAGCCATCAGGGTCAACCACCTATTTCTGCCAAACGGGATATTGCTAATTTTCTAGATATCGGAATGCTTTCACAAGCTCAAAAGGAGTGCACCTTGCTGGAGAAGCAACCAGAAATTGATGCAATTAAAGATCAAGGAGGTGGTATTGGCCGTTCCTCATCTGATTCAGGGCATTCTGATTCAGATGGTAATTTTGCCACTGAAAATACTCAGAACATTCGGCTgaagaaaagagggagaaagGCCACGACCGGGCAATATTCCCCGGTAAACCACGTGGAAGCAGAGAGGCAGCGCCGAGAGAAGCTTAACCATCGGTTCTACGCCCTCCGCTCGGTGGTTCCCAATGTTTCAAAGATGGACAAGGCATCTTTGCTCGCCGATGCAGTCGTGTACATCAATGAGCTCAAGGCCAAAATTGATGACTTGGAGGCGAACTTTAAAGCACAACCCCGAAAGGCCAACATGAGTAATTTGGGTGTTATGTATGACAGTCGAAGCATATCCTCCACTGTTGATCACACAAGGCTATCGTCATCTAGTTTTACTGCAGCTGCGATTGACGTGGAGGTGAAGATCGTTGGCTCAGAAGCCTTGATCCGAATACAATGTCCGGACGTGAATTACCCGCATGCAAGATTGATGGATGCACTCAGGGACCTTGAGTTTCAAATCCATCATGCTAGCATCTCAAGCCTCAAAGGGCTGATGGTTCAAGACGTGGTGGTTAAAGTTCCTGATGGATTGCAAACTGGGCAGGCAATCAGAACAGCTATTCTGCAAAGTATGCGGAGATag
- the LOC122289065 gene encoding probable lysophospholipase BODYGUARD 3 isoform X3 codes for MYRTEPVADFFIEDEWKPCYCCSGKEAITSSGKILVSERGKSKIVCLCSSKLQLEEISDTLYSRPSLVSEVSNFTVSELKRLKEDRAFNAQSCEKIKNGTVRSTFKVNSTIVEMLQGKFGRQQFHPIPRWSDCCCKICTSWTSSSKETLFVRAEGPRDKAREDVLFIHGFISTSAFWTETLFPNFSRAAKSTYRLFAIDLLGFGRSPKPTDSLYTLREHLDMIERSVLEPYKVKSLHIVAHSLGCILALALAVKHPGYVKSLTLIAPPYYPVPKGEQGTQYVMRRVAPRRVWPPIAFGASIACWYEHISRTICLLICKNHRLWEFLTKLVTRNRIRTFLLEGFFLHTHNAAWHTLHNVFCGTASKLDAYVDAVREHLKCDVTVFHGQDDELIPVECSYNLQAKIPRARVKVIEKKDHITIVVGRQKFFARELEKIWRKSG; via the exons ATGTACAGAACTGAGCCTGTCG CTGATTTCTTCATTGAAGACGAATGGAAGCCATGTTACTGCTGCTCCGGCAAAGAAGCCATCACTAGTAGTGGCAAAATATTGGTCTCCGAACGAGGCAAATCCAAGATTGTTTGCCTTTGTTCCAGCAAACTACAACTGGAGGAGATCTCAGACACACTCTATTCACGTCCTTCTTTGGTGTCCGAGGTCTCGAACTTCACTGTATCCGAGCTCAAACGGCTCAAGGAGGACAGGGCATTTAATGCACAATCTTGTGAGAAGATCAAGAACGGCACGGTGCGCTCAACATTCAAGGTTAACTCCACCATTGTTGAAATGCTCCAAGGAAAGTTTGGAAGACAGCAATTTCATCCCATTCCGAGGTGGTCCGACTGTTGTTGTAAAATTTGCACATCGTGGACCTCGTCTAGCAAAGAAACTCTTTTTGTTCGAGCCGAAGGACCCAGAG ACAAAGCACGAGAAGATGTCTTGTTCATTCATGGCTTCATTTCAACTTCGGCTTTTTGGACGGAAACATTATTTCCAAATTTCTCAAGAGCAGCTAAGTCAACTTATCGCTTGTTTGCCATTGATCTGCTTGGGTTTGGAAGGAGTCCTAAGCCAACAGACTCCCTTTACACGCTCAGAGAGCATTTAGACATGATTGAACGGTCCGTTCTCGAACCATACAAAGTCAAATCCCTCCATATTGTGGCTCATTCTTTAGGTTGCATTTTGGCTCTGGCTCTCGCAGTTAAGCACCCTGGCTATGTTAAATCTCTAACCCTTATCGCACCA CCATATTATCCGGTGCCTAAGGGTGAACAAGGTACGCAATATGTGATGAGAAGGGTAGCTCCGAGGCGCGTGTGGCCCCCGATTGCTTTTGGAGCGTCAATTGCATGCTGGTACGAGCACATTTCCCGGACGATTTGCTTGCTCATTTGCAAGAACCATCGACTGTGGGAATTTCTCACCAAACTTGTCACTAGAAACAG GATTAGGACATTCTTGCTGGAGGGTTTCTTCTTGCATACGCATAACGCTGCATGGCATACGCTGCACAACGTCTTCTGCGGCACCGCTAGCAAGCTTGACGCGTACGTGGATGCAGTCCGAGAACACCTCAAGTGCGACGTTACTGTGTTCCATGGACAAGACGATGAACTTATTCCAGTTGAATGCAGCTACAATTTGCAAGCAAAAATCCCTCGTGCCCGGGTCAAAGTGATTGAGAAGAAAGACCATATTACCATCGTTGTTGGAAGACAAAAGTTCTTTGCCAGAGAACTGGAGAAAATATGGAGGAAAAGTGGTTAA
- the LOC122289065 gene encoding probable lysophospholipase BODYGUARD 3 isoform X1 gives MGKTKSVLVLTGRVINQAVSFIVFSVLDLVDFLLCFVYKLADFFIEDEWKPCYCCSGKEAITSSGKILVSERGKSKIVCLCSSKLQLEEISDTLYSRPSLVSEVSNFTVSELKRLKEDRAFNAQSCEKIKNGTVRSTFKVNSTIVEMLQGKFGRQQFHPIPRWSDCCCKICTSWTSSSKETLFVRAEGPRDKAREDVLFIHGFISTSAFWTETLFPNFSRAAKSTYRLFAIDLLGFGRSPKPTDSLYTLREHLDMIERSVLEPYKVKSLHIVAHSLGCILALALAVKHPGYVKSLTLIAPPYYPVPKGEQGTQYVMRRVAPRRVWPPIAFGASIACWYEHISRTICLLICKNHRLWEFLTKLVTRNRIRTFLLEGFFLHTHNAAWHTLHNVFCGTASKLDAYVDAVREHLKCDVTVFHGQDDELIPVECSYNLQAKIPRARVKVIEKKDHITIVVGRQKFFARELEKIWRKSG, from the exons ATGGGCAAAACCAAATCGGTTTTAGTACTGACTGGAAGAGTTATAAACCAGGCTGTCAGCTTCATTGTTTTCTCTGTGCTAGATCTTGttgatttccttctttgttttgtttacaAGTTAGCTGATTTCTTCATTGAAGACGAATGGAAGCCATGTTACTGCTGCTCCGGCAAAGAAGCCATCACTAGTAGTGGCAAAATATTGGTCTCCGAACGAGGCAAATCCAAGATTGTTTGCCTTTGTTCCAGCAAACTACAACTGGAGGAGATCTCAGACACACTCTATTCACGTCCTTCTTTGGTGTCCGAGGTCTCGAACTTCACTGTATCCGAGCTCAAACGGCTCAAGGAGGACAGGGCATTTAATGCACAATCTTGTGAGAAGATCAAGAACGGCACGGTGCGCTCAACATTCAAGGTTAACTCCACCATTGTTGAAATGCTCCAAGGAAAGTTTGGAAGACAGCAATTTCATCCCATTCCGAGGTGGTCCGACTGTTGTTGTAAAATTTGCACATCGTGGACCTCGTCTAGCAAAGAAACTCTTTTTGTTCGAGCCGAAGGACCCAGAG ACAAAGCACGAGAAGATGTCTTGTTCATTCATGGCTTCATTTCAACTTCGGCTTTTTGGACGGAAACATTATTTCCAAATTTCTCAAGAGCAGCTAAGTCAACTTATCGCTTGTTTGCCATTGATCTGCTTGGGTTTGGAAGGAGTCCTAAGCCAACAGACTCCCTTTACACGCTCAGAGAGCATTTAGACATGATTGAACGGTCCGTTCTCGAACCATACAAAGTCAAATCCCTCCATATTGTGGCTCATTCTTTAGGTTGCATTTTGGCTCTGGCTCTCGCAGTTAAGCACCCTGGCTATGTTAAATCTCTAACCCTTATCGCACCA CCATATTATCCGGTGCCTAAGGGTGAACAAGGTACGCAATATGTGATGAGAAGGGTAGCTCCGAGGCGCGTGTGGCCCCCGATTGCTTTTGGAGCGTCAATTGCATGCTGGTACGAGCACATTTCCCGGACGATTTGCTTGCTCATTTGCAAGAACCATCGACTGTGGGAATTTCTCACCAAACTTGTCACTAGAAACAG GATTAGGACATTCTTGCTGGAGGGTTTCTTCTTGCATACGCATAACGCTGCATGGCATACGCTGCACAACGTCTTCTGCGGCACCGCTAGCAAGCTTGACGCGTACGTGGATGCAGTCCGAGAACACCTCAAGTGCGACGTTACTGTGTTCCATGGACAAGACGATGAACTTATTCCAGTTGAATGCAGCTACAATTTGCAAGCAAAAATCCCTCGTGCCCGGGTCAAAGTGATTGAGAAGAAAGACCATATTACCATCGTTGTTGGAAGACAAAAGTTCTTTGCCAGAGAACTGGAGAAAATATGGAGGAAAAGTGGTTAA